In Salmo salar chromosome ssa03, Ssal_v3.1, whole genome shotgun sequence, a single genomic region encodes these proteins:
- the LOC123741785 gene encoding uncharacterized protein yields MVDREARFQAQHSFLVSVEYCEEEVLSHEVMGSDVRIAYKPFSLMMDGIPVISLPKPPDTIPISSDRSILSNLLSLMEGGVVLSSKEEGIYAERHSQAIVSWMGGTGDEMHVMERDVDPVMLFNRETFRQELERFSRADGFQPQIGFSLWFGQDSSLSAPISISIKLPWAQQLFKQAHDFRIWLESSPVSPGV; encoded by the exons ATGGTTGACAGAGAGGCCAGATTCCAAG cccagcACTCTTTTCTTGTCTCAGTGGAGTACTGCGAAGAGGAGGTGCTTAGTCATGAGGTTATGGGGAGTGATGTCAGAATTGCCTACAAGCCCTTCTCCCTGATGATGGATGGGATCCCCGTCATCTCTCTCCCAAAGCCCCCCGACACCATTCCCATCTCCTCTGACCGTTCAATCCTCTCCAACCTGCTTTCCCTCATGGAGGGTGGAGTGGTTTTAAGCTCTAAGGAGGAAGGCATCTATGCTGAACGGCATAGCCAAGCCATAGTCTCCTGGATGGGCGGCACGGGGGATGAGATGCACGTGATGGAGCGTGATGTGGATCCTGTGATGCTCTTCAACAGGGAGACCTTCAGACAGG AGTTGGAACGCTTCAGCAGAGCAGATGGCTTCCAACCGCAAATTGGGTTCAGCCTATGGTTCGGACAAGACTCATCACTCAGTGCACCAATCTCTATATCG ATTAAATTGCCATGGGCTCAGCAGCTATTCAAGCAAGCTCACGACTTCAGGATCTGGCTTGagtcctcccctgtctctcctggAGTCTGA